One genomic region from Candidatus Nitrosopumilus koreensis AR1 encodes:
- a CDS encoding TrmB family transcriptional regulator, translating to MSISDKTRKALEKIGLTSYEIRTFSALLKSGELTASELSQKSGVPYSKIYEVLGTLEEKGWIGTDDSRPTKYFAKSPSTGLETTKQKMENDFSQNQSVILNELVPLYEKSGTSEKPDIWVLSGAINIAAKILEMVETCRNEVMIALPEAGEELVKQALPKLRSLHDKGVEITILTSDKMDKEYIKAIKRVATVKIKKGLFGGGIISDKKYVVILLGPAVAAENSSEVVAIWADHAGLAGFARQYFEYLLKDSKKV from the coding sequence ATGAGCATATCTGATAAGACAAGAAAGGCTTTAGAAAAAATAGGTCTAACAAGTTATGAGATCAGAACATTTTCTGCATTGCTAAAATCAGGAGAACTGACAGCATCAGAGCTTAGTCAAAAATCAGGAGTGCCATATTCAAAAATTTATGAAGTTCTAGGTACTCTAGAGGAGAAAGGATGGATTGGGACAGATGATTCTAGACCAACAAAATATTTTGCAAAATCACCGTCAACAGGACTAGAAACTACAAAGCAAAAAATGGAAAATGATTTTTCGCAGAATCAAAGTGTCATTCTAAATGAGCTAGTTCCATTGTATGAAAAAAGTGGAACTAGTGAAAAGCCAGACATCTGGGTATTATCAGGCGCAATAAACATTGCAGCAAAGATTCTAGAGATGGTTGAAACATGCAGAAATGAAGTAATGATTGCGTTACCTGAAGCAGGAGAAGAATTAGTAAAACAAGCATTGCCAAAATTAAGATCACTTCATGACAAGGGAGTGGAAATTACAATACTCACATCAGATAAGATGGATAAAGAGTACATCAAAGCAATCAAAAGAGTTGCAACTGTAAAAATCAAGAAAGGTTTGTTTGGAGGAGGCATCATTTCAGATAAAAAATATGTCGTAATATTATTGGGTCCAGCAGTTGCTGCTGAAAATTCTTCAGAGGTAGTTGCAATTTGGGCAGATCATGCAGGATTAGCAGGATTTGCACGTCAATATTTCGAATATTTATTAAAAGATTCAAAGAAGGTGTAA
- a CDS encoding secondary thiamine-phosphate synthase enzyme YjbQ, with protein sequence MNSLTEYLTFNVQSRRGFVNITPDIRKLVTQSKVKEGLCLVNAMHITASIFINDNEGGLLHDYEKWLEELAPHAPVNQYKHNDTGEDNADAHLKRQVMGREVVVAITNGELDFGPWEQIFYGEFDGKRPKRVLVKIIGE encoded by the coding sequence ATGAACTCCCTTACTGAATATCTGACCTTTAATGTTCAATCACGTAGAGGCTTTGTCAATATTACTCCTGATATTAGAAAATTAGTAACTCAAAGCAAAGTCAAAGAAGGTTTGTGTCTTGTTAATGCGATGCATATTACTGCAAGTATTTTTATCAATGACAATGAGGGTGGACTACTACATGATTATGAAAAATGGTTAGAAGAATTAGCACCTCATGCTCCAGTTAATCAATACAAGCATAATGATACTGGAGAGGATAATGCAGATGCCCATTTAAAAAGACAAGTGATGGGAAGGGAAGTAGTTGTTGCAATTACTAATGGTGAATTAGATTTTGGTCCATGGGAACAAATTTTCTATGGGGAATTTGATGGAAAACGACCAAAAAGAGTTTTAGTTAAAATAATTGGTGAATAG
- a CDS encoding B12-binding domain-containing radical SAM protein, translated as MKVSLVRARYPSVWEPTNLMYVSSFIKDRYQGNLEVQILDGFFDSDEQILNQISCSDYVGFSGTTPQVPHIKKLSKLVKKEYPSMKTIAGGYGPSLQPFKFLNDPTIDYLVVGEGEQSMLDILNGNVNQKLVSSTPIADVDSIPNPDRDSIDLNRYISIAEKDEGRRVTSIMTERGCAFGCTFCAEGQFGTIWRKAGLKNDDLEYERAVRLRGRSPKLVVEEMIEVRDRFNITFFKMNDAETNPSRAHFLKLCEEMIKQEVNVPWGCNMRCDKVDDEMCEMAVKAHCEEFWMGLESGSPEIHRDINKGTTVEMIKKAFDVSKKYGIKRRTYALLGTPLESYETIKQTEELIDYVDPEIIGFSILAPYPGTAYWKPEYDKLDWSQIDEFSNTTWSSSNLTNQELRTEQARLIEKYSDKLAPIIRKKQKLGMGGSQTLDSIMGAM; from the coding sequence ATGAAAGTAAGTCTAGTCAGAGCCCGATACCCAAGTGTTTGGGAACCAACAAATTTAATGTATGTTTCATCTTTCATTAAAGACAGATACCAAGGTAATCTCGAGGTACAAATTCTAGATGGCTTTTTTGACTCTGATGAACAAATTCTAAATCAAATTTCATGTTCTGACTATGTAGGCTTTAGTGGAACAACACCGCAGGTTCCACACATTAAAAAATTAAGTAAACTTGTAAAGAAGGAATATCCCTCTATGAAAACAATTGCTGGAGGTTATGGGCCTTCTTTGCAACCTTTCAAATTTCTAAATGATCCTACAATCGACTATCTTGTAGTTGGCGAAGGTGAACAATCAATGCTGGATATCTTAAATGGAAATGTAAATCAAAAACTTGTCAGCAGTACTCCAATTGCTGATGTTGATTCAATTCCCAATCCTGATAGAGACTCTATAGACTTGAATCGATATATCTCAATTGCTGAAAAAGATGAGGGACGAAGAGTTACTTCTATTATGACTGAACGCGGATGCGCATTTGGTTGTACCTTTTGTGCAGAGGGTCAATTTGGGACAATATGGAGAAAAGCGGGTCTTAAAAACGATGATCTTGAATACGAAAGAGCAGTCAGATTACGTGGACGAAGCCCCAAATTAGTTGTAGAAGAAATGATTGAGGTACGAGATCGATTCAATATCACATTTTTTAAAATGAATGATGCTGAAACAAATCCTTCCCGAGCACATTTTCTAAAACTTTGTGAGGAAATGATAAAACAAGAAGTAAATGTTCCGTGGGGATGTAACATGAGATGTGATAAAGTAGATGATGAAATGTGTGAGATGGCAGTAAAGGCCCATTGTGAAGAGTTCTGGATGGGATTAGAATCCGGCTCCCCGGAAATTCACCGTGATATCAACAAAGGAACTACTGTTGAGATGATCAAAAAAGCATTTGATGTTTCAAAAAAATATGGAATAAAACGGAGGACTTATGCATTACTAGGGACTCCATTAGAGTCTTATGAAACAATAAAACAAACTGAAGAACTGATTGATTATGTTGATCCTGAAATTATTGGATTTTCAATTCTTGCACCATATCCTGGAACAGCATATTGGAAACCTGAATATGATAAACTAGATTGGTCACAAATCGACGAATTTTCTAATACCACATGGAGTTCAAGCAACCTCACTAATCAGGAACTACGTACTGAACAAGCCAGACTAATTGAAAAATATTCCGATAAACTTGCACCAATAATTAGAAAAAAGCAAAAATTAGGAATGGGCGGGTCCCAAACCCTTGATTCCATTATGGGTGCAATGTAA
- a CDS encoding glycosyltransferase family 39 protein has protein sequence MNSEFNNKTRRPENQKPRILRNTSFLLIGLFVSGLIIRIFYTPFELPLTQDALDYFWYANDVSITGELPRGYNVGNNGWPLFMSVFFSMTNSENFLDYMILQRSLSIIISCLTIPIVFLICKKFFNDKLSLVGAAIFAFEPRIIENSLLGVTEPLYILFAALSVFLILSKKNEFIFLAFICAGIATIVRVEGVFILIGISTWYFLNHKKIIN, from the coding sequence ATGAACTCTGAATTCAACAATAAGACTAGAAGGCCAGAAAATCAAAAACCTAGAATTTTGAGAAATACATCATTTCTTTTAATAGGATTATTTGTTTCTGGATTGATAATAAGGATTTTTTATACACCATTTGAGTTACCGTTAACACAAGATGCATTAGATTATTTTTGGTATGCAAATGATGTCAGCATAACAGGAGAACTACCAAGAGGATACAATGTAGGAAATAATGGCTGGCCACTTTTTATGTCAGTATTTTTTTCCATGACAAATTCTGAAAATTTTTTAGATTATATGATATTACAAAGAAGTTTAAGTATAATAATTTCTTGTCTGACAATTCCAATAGTTTTTTTAATTTGTAAAAAATTTTTTAATGATAAATTAAGTCTTGTAGGTGCTGCAATTTTTGCATTTGAGCCAAGAATTATTGAAAATTCATTGTTAGGAGTCACAGAACCTCTTTACATTTTATTTGCAGCGTTGAGTGTTTTTTTGATTTTAAGTAAAAAGAATGAGTTCATTTTCCTGGCTTTTATTTGTGCAGGAATTGCAACAATTGTAAGAGTTGAAGGAGTTTTTATATTAATTGGAATAAGTACATGGTATTTTTTAAATCATAAAAAAATAATAAATTAA
- the tes gene encoding tetraether lipid synthase Tes: protein MILDAEVFERDNKVFMSKVCPTHGECEELYFGSYELYKKFSTYWMDGKGAHSPNVMIDKCSCPNNCGLCSNHLSHSGLANMIVTNRCDLTCWYCFFYVKKGLEGAYMYEPDHTQIRGMMKTLRAERPIPGNSMQITGGEPMLRDDIADVIKIMKEEGVDHIQMNTNGIRHAMDPEAAREVRLAGCNNLYLSFDGVTARTNPKNHWEIPYALDSCRKTGTTVVFVPTVIKSINDHELGGIIRYAQKNMDVVHAVNFQPVSLTGRMGKTEREKYRITVPDCIQRIEEQTNGEVTIDDWFPVPSCMPLTNVIEAFSSKPKYELSIHFACGAGTYIFEDEETKKFVPLTKFCDIQGMLELFEDKAEEIRSGKNKYFTMLEVVRKLKGFVDSKKQPAGLDLAKMFGNILMKRSFDSVGSWHVKGLFLGMMHFQDKYNEDLERLQRCDIHYVTPDLRIVPFCAFNVIPEWYRDRIQKKYSITVEEWEEREGVKLEDGLYRGLMRRGAGDELAAGCAKSQMFHDAAQATM from the coding sequence ATGATTTTAGATGCTGAAGTATTTGAGCGAGATAATAAGGTCTTCATGTCTAAAGTATGTCCAACTCACGGTGAATGTGAGGAACTGTACTTTGGTTCTTACGAATTATACAAGAAATTTAGTACTTATTGGATGGATGGTAAAGGCGCACATTCTCCAAATGTAATGATTGACAAATGTTCTTGTCCAAATAACTGTGGATTGTGTTCAAACCATTTGTCTCATAGTGGATTGGCAAACATGATTGTAACTAACAGATGTGACTTGACATGTTGGTATTGTTTCTTTTATGTCAAGAAAGGTCTAGAAGGTGCTTACATGTATGAACCAGATCATACTCAAATCAGAGGAATGATGAAGACTCTGAGAGCAGAAAGACCAATTCCTGGAAACTCTATGCAAATTACCGGTGGTGAACCAATGCTTAGAGATGATATTGCTGATGTTATCAAAATTATGAAAGAAGAAGGTGTTGATCATATTCAGATGAACACCAATGGAATTAGACACGCAATGGATCCTGAAGCTGCACGCGAAGTAAGACTTGCTGGATGTAACAACTTGTATCTCTCATTTGACGGTGTAACTGCAAGAACAAACCCAAAGAATCACTGGGAAATTCCATATGCACTTGATAGTTGCAGAAAGACTGGAACCACTGTAGTATTTGTTCCAACTGTAATCAAATCAATTAATGATCATGAGTTAGGCGGAATTATCAGATATGCTCAAAAGAACATGGATGTAGTTCATGCTGTAAACTTCCAACCAGTATCACTAACTGGTAGAATGGGTAAAACTGAACGTGAAAAATACCGAATTACTGTTCCTGATTGTATCCAAAGAATTGAAGAGCAAACAAATGGTGAGGTAACCATTGATGACTGGTTCCCAGTACCAAGTTGTATGCCATTAACAAACGTGATTGAAGCGTTCTCAAGCAAACCAAAATACGAATTATCAATTCACTTTGCTTGTGGTGCTGGAACATACATCTTTGAAGATGAAGAAACAAAGAAGTTTGTCCCATTAACAAAATTTTGTGACATCCAAGGAATGTTAGAATTATTTGAAGATAAGGCAGAGGAAATTCGTTCTGGTAAAAACAAATACTTTACAATGCTTGAAGTTGTAAGAAAACTCAAAGGATTTGTTGATTCAAAGAAACAGCCAGCAGGATTAGACTTGGCAAAGATGTTTGGAAATATACTCATGAAGAGATCATTTGATTCAGTTGGTTCTTGGCACGTCAAAGGACTATTCCTTGGTATGATGCACTTCCAAGACAAATACAACGAGGACCTAGAAAGACTGCAAAGATGTGATATTCACTATGTTACTCCTGACCTTAGAATAGTTCCATTCTGTGCATTTAATGTAATTCCAGAATGGTATAGAGACAGAATTCAGAAAAAGTATTCTATTACTGTTGAAGAGTGGGAAGAAAGAGAAGGCGTCAAACTCGAAGATGGTCTGTACCGTGGCCTTATGAGGCGTGGCGCAGGTGACGAACTTGCTGCTGGCTGTGCAAAGAGCCAGATGTTCCATGATGCAGCGCAAGCAACAATGTAA
- a CDS encoding DegT/DnrJ/EryC1/StrS family aminotransferase, whose product MIQRFGNEEINAVKKSITKSSLLSGYTNKFLGGEIIQKFEKEFARFHKCKYGISVNSGTSALFVAQLAAGVKNMKKVSVPSITFTATTSQVVACGGSPNFVDIDPESYCMDFDFSKKSPFAIPVHLLGHPCNLEMIKTMKEYGMFVIEDCAQAMGAKSKNKIVGSMGDCGIFSFQETKHITTLGEGGIIVTNNEEFAEKCRSIRNHGEYYKDQMSVGFNLRLTDAQAAFGIVQLKRLPNILKNFRKNATHIMKNLPENILPPIISKNVEHSFLIIGCRYDSTHGISREKFLERLTKNRKKFLKNEQISDIKGLNLRPGKIISSGYKTTQYNIPLYRKYRPKKIHPNSENFLKTSLFLDIHRWRSQSEINEELKILNNTFSELKKT is encoded by the coding sequence ATGATTCAAAGATTTGGTAATGAGGAAATAAATGCTGTAAAAAAATCTATAACCAAATCATCGCTCCTTTCAGGTTATACCAATAAATTTTTGGGTGGAGAAATTATTCAAAAATTCGAAAAAGAATTTGCTCGGTTTCATAAATGCAAATATGGAATTTCTGTTAATTCAGGAACAAGTGCATTGTTTGTAGCTCAATTAGCTGCTGGAGTAAAAAATATGAAAAAAGTAAGTGTTCCATCTATAACTTTCACAGCCACTACTTCTCAAGTTGTTGCATGTGGAGGCTCTCCAAATTTTGTTGACATTGATCCTGAATCTTATTGCATGGATTTTGATTTTTCAAAAAAATCTCCATTTGCAATACCTGTTCATCTTTTGGGACATCCTTGTAATCTTGAAATGATTAAAACCATGAAAGAATATGGTATGTTTGTCATTGAAGATTGTGCACAAGCCATGGGTGCAAAATCTAAAAATAAAATTGTTGGTAGTATGGGTGATTGTGGAATTTTTAGTTTTCAAGAAACAAAACATATCACAACTTTAGGAGAAGGGGGAATTATTGTAACAAACAATGAAGAATTTGCTGAAAAATGTAGAAGTATCAGAAATCATGGAGAGTATTACAAAGATCAAATGTCTGTTGGATTTAACTTAAGACTAACTGATGCACAAGCTGCATTTGGGATTGTTCAACTGAAACGATTACCCAATATTTTGAAAAACTTTCGAAAAAATGCAACCCATATCATGAAAAATCTTCCTGAAAATATTCTTCCACCTATAATTTCAAAAAATGTAGAACATTCATTTCTCATTATTGGATGTCGATATGATTCTACACATGGGATTTCAAGAGAAAAATTTCTTGAAAGACTTACAAAAAACAGGAAAAAATTTCTTAAGAATGAACAAATCTCTGACATAAAGGGATTAAACTTACGACCAGGAAAAATTATCAGTTCTGGATATAAAACCACTCAATACAACATTCCACTTTATCGAAAATACCGACCAAAGAAAATCCATCCAAATTCTGAAAACTTTCTTAAAACCAGTTTGTTTCTTGATATACATAGATGGCGAAGCCAATCTGAAATTAATGAGGAACTAAAAATTCTTAATAATACATTTTCTGAACTTAAAAAAACATGA
- a CDS encoding polysaccharide biosynthesis protein encodes MTSILKNKSILVTGGTGTIGSALVKQAIIENAKKIIVFSNDENGLFELEEQFSNHKNIEYVIGDIRNEDIVSSIIKNIDIVFHAAALKHVDRCESNPFEAITVNTIGTRNVIKYSIIESVKKVILISTDKAVNPIGVMGATKLLAEKLMSSEGFQQNSKTILATVRFGNVIKSRGSILPKIEKQIAKGGPITLTDQRMMRFFMSEHDAINLILSAADLAKGGEIFVSKMPLLNLKELFETMKEILAPKFGHDPNKIKMKTIGIRPGEKLIEFLLNNTEMENALETKNFFIIPPISKPERLKKYVGAKKAKNIQNYFEKLQPISKKEIKNLLKQSYES; translated from the coding sequence ATGACATCAATATTAAAAAATAAATCAATTTTGGTTACTGGTGGTACTGGTACTATTGGAAGTGCATTAGTCAAGCAAGCAATAATAGAAAATGCCAAAAAAATTATTGTTTTTAGTAATGATGAAAATGGTCTTTTTGAATTAGAAGAACAATTTTCTAATCATAAAAATATTGAATATGTTATAGGCGATATACGAAATGAAGATATCGTTTCTTCAATCATAAAAAATATTGACATCGTTTTTCATGCTGCTGCACTAAAACATGTTGATAGATGTGAATCAAATCCTTTTGAAGCAATTACAGTAAATACGATTGGAACTCGAAATGTCATTAAATACTCCATTATAGAATCTGTCAAAAAAGTTATTTTAATTAGCACTGATAAAGCTGTCAATCCAATTGGTGTAATGGGAGCAACAAAACTTTTGGCTGAAAAGCTAATGTCTTCTGAGGGATTTCAACAAAATTCTAAAACAATTCTTGCCACTGTAAGATTTGGTAATGTTATAAAATCACGTGGTTCAATTTTGCCAAAGATTGAAAAACAAATTGCAAAAGGTGGACCTATCACATTAACCGATCAAAGAATGATGAGATTTTTTATGAGTGAACATGATGCAATTAATCTCATTCTGAGTGCTGCTGATCTTGCAAAAGGAGGAGAAATATTTGTTTCAAAAATGCCATTACTAAACTTAAAAGAACTATTTGAAACAATGAAAGAAATTCTTGCTCCTAAATTTGGTCACGATCCAAACAAAATCAAAATGAAGACTATTGGAATAAGACCTGGCGAGAAATTAATTGAATTTTTGCTAAATAATACAGAAATGGAAAATGCGCTAGAAACAAAAAATTTCTTTATAATCCCTCCTATATCTAAGCCTGAAAGACTCAAAAAATATGTAGGTGCAAAAAAAGCTAAGAACATTCAAAATTATTTTGAAAAACTTCAACCTATTTCAAAAAAAGAAATCAAAAATCTTCTAAAACAAAGCTATGAATCATAG
- a CDS encoding glycosyltransferase family 4 protein gives MRILMISPTSSGIGGIAQHVQGLKKFLEDKGNEVDIISSENTFTIPIKRLKNPSFMVSSFIKSKFKKNYDIVHAQNPMSALAMKNVNGKKILSLQGDFSKQISLLHGETAGGISKKLEKNALKWADVITVPSQEMYDEYTKEGYKVTVVPNAIDISSFPNDEDRRYQKQIIYAGRLSKEKGILDLLEISEKLSKDIHLLVAGSGPEENGVREITKKFSNIHFLGYQPKENMIKLIRGSDILIQPSIMEGGTSSTLLEAMACKTPIIATSVGGNKETILHMKTAYVIAPNHPEEIYDAINDLFANPEKQKILSENAFKIVTNYDWEHVGQKYLDVYNSA, from the coding sequence ATGCGAATTCTAATGATCTCTCCTACGAGTTCAGGTATAGGAGGAATTGCTCAACATGTTCAAGGACTAAAAAAATTCTTAGAAGATAAGGGTAATGAGGTTGATATCATCTCATCTGAAAATACTTTTACAATTCCTATCAAAAGATTAAAAAATCCTAGCTTTATGGTTTCTTCTTTTATTAAAAGTAAATTTAAAAAAAACTATGATATTGTTCATGCCCAAAATCCTATGTCTGCTTTGGCCATGAAAAATGTAAATGGAAAAAAAATACTTTCTTTACAAGGAGATTTTTCAAAACAAATCTCATTACTTCATGGTGAAACTGCAGGAGGAATATCTAAAAAATTAGAGAAAAATGCATTAAAATGGGCTGATGTAATAACAGTTCCTTCACAAGAAATGTATGATGAATACACAAAAGAAGGATACAAAGTCACTGTTGTCCCAAATGCAATTGACATCTCATCATTTCCAAATGATGAAGACAGACGTTATCAAAAACAAATAATCTATGCAGGTAGATTATCCAAAGAAAAAGGAATTTTAGACTTGTTGGAAATTTCAGAAAAATTGTCAAAAGACATTCATCTACTTGTAGCTGGTTCGGGACCTGAAGAGAATGGGGTTAGAGAAATAACAAAAAAATTTTCTAATATTCATTTTTTAGGATATCAGCCTAAAGAAAATATGATCAAATTGATTCGTGGTTCAGATATTCTCATACAACCTTCAATTATGGAGGGCGGTACAAGTTCTACCTTGCTAGAAGCTATGGCTTGTAAAACTCCAATAATTGCTACATCTGTTGGTGGTAACAAAGAGACAATACTTCATATGAAGACTGCATATGTTATTGCACCAAATCATCCTGAAGAGATCTATGATGCAATCAATGATTTATTTGCCAATCCTGAAAAACAAAAAATTCTGTCAGAAAATGCTTTTAAAATCGTAACCAATTACGACTGGGAACATGTTGGGCAAAAATACTTGGATGTCTATAACTCTGCCTAG
- a CDS encoding RNA-guided endonuclease InsQ/TnpB family protein encodes MFTRNYKFRLYPNSNQERHLQNNLAVCRWLYNKFVKQAKKSFLSRNDMNYFLTELKQSEPWLYNYYSKMLQMVSTQIESAEKSLIKLNKKGYKTGTIKFAIYNEYRTFTYNQSGFKFEKRGDKTLLHLSKIGYVEIRRHRKFPDNANIKQVIVTKSKSGKWYACLTCDIVESLFNIPKIDFKKSVGIDVGIKSFTYDSDGCSTPNPLNLKKMLKPLARAQRKVSRRKKGSNNRLKAIRHLQKIHEIIANRRKDFQHKLSTQYAKNNDVVFVEKLEKLNMVKNRRLSRSIMDSSWGMFLQKLEYKCKLLVEVSSQNTTIDCSRCGNKVPKGLTVRIHRCGKCNLVIDRDYNASINILQKGLKIFGQDNLPQELWKVTPVEISMRSVKQEQIIQRFR; translated from the coding sequence ATGTTTACTCGGAATTATAAATTTAGATTATATCCAAATTCTAACCAAGAACGTCATTTACAAAATAATTTGGCAGTATGCAGATGGTTATACAACAAATTTGTAAAACAAGCTAAAAAATCATTTCTTAGTAGAAATGATATGAATTATTTTTTAACTGAACTAAAACAATCAGAACCCTGGCTTTACAACTATTACAGTAAAATGCTTCAAATGGTATCGACACAGATTGAATCGGCAGAGAAATCATTAATTAAACTAAACAAGAAAGGATACAAAACAGGCACTATAAAATTTGCGATATACAATGAATATCGTACTTTCACGTATAACCAGTCAGGATTCAAATTTGAAAAGCGTGGAGATAAAACATTATTGCATCTCTCAAAGATTGGATATGTAGAAATCAGAAGACATAGGAAATTTCCAGATAATGCAAACATAAAACAAGTTATAGTTACAAAATCCAAATCAGGAAAATGGTATGCATGTTTAACATGCGATATTGTGGAATCATTGTTCAACATTCCAAAAATTGATTTCAAAAAATCAGTCGGAATTGATGTCGGCATAAAATCATTCACGTATGATTCAGATGGTTGCTCCACACCAAATCCATTAAACCTCAAAAAGATGCTAAAACCACTTGCAAGAGCACAAAGAAAGGTATCTAGAAGAAAGAAGGGATCAAACAACAGACTCAAGGCAATACGACACTTACAGAAAATACACGAAATAATAGCAAATAGAAGAAAAGACTTTCAGCACAAACTATCTACACAATATGCAAAAAACAATGACGTCGTATTTGTAGAAAAACTGGAAAAACTAAACATGGTAAAAAATCGTAGATTATCTAGAAGTATAATGGATTCTAGTTGGGGAATGTTTTTGCAAAAATTGGAATACAAATGCAAACTGTTGGTTGAAGTATCATCTCAAAATACAACTATTGATTGCTCACGTTGTGGCAACAAAGTGCCAAAGGGTTTAACTGTTAGAATTCATAGATGCGGTAAATGTAATCTTGTAATTGATAGAGATTACAACGCAAGCATCAACATCTTGCAAAAAGGATTGAAAATATTTGGTCAAGATAATCTACCTCAGGAACTGTGGAAAGTAACGCCTGTAGAGATCTCTATGAGGTCTGTGAAGCAGGAACAAATCATCCAACGTTTTAGATGA
- a CDS encoding metal-dependent transcriptional regulator: MDVLDDDEETLFVGTAEAEHVEMYLKAIWHIKERGEEVKISTIAKMLNVRQPSVVQMLKKLNSKNLVTYNKAGVKLTDEGQAIGSSMMRNSRLLEVLMDSALKVDIDEEMVCGIEHHMNKQFTDALCTMLKHPRKCPHDHDIPVGECCKASS; the protein is encoded by the coding sequence ATGGATGTATTAGATGATGATGAAGAAACTCTGTTTGTAGGAACGGCAGAAGCTGAACATGTGGAGATGTATCTTAAAGCAATTTGGCACATCAAAGAAAGAGGAGAAGAAGTCAAAATTAGCACAATTGCAAAGATGCTCAATGTAAGACAACCAAGTGTAGTGCAAATGCTAAAAAAACTGAACAGTAAGAATTTGGTCACTTACAACAAGGCAGGGGTCAAACTTACAGATGAAGGTCAAGCAATTGGTTCTAGCATGATGAGAAATAGTAGATTATTAGAAGTTTTGATGGATAGTGCACTCAAAGTGGATATCGATGAAGAAATGGTATGCGGCATAGAACATCATATGAACAAACAATTTACAGATGCATTATGTACAATGCTAAAACATCCAAGAAAATGTCCTCATGATCATGACATTCCAGTTGGAGAATGTTGTAAAGCATCTTCATAG